One Curtobacterium herbarum genomic window carries:
- the hflX gene encoding GTPase HflX — protein MTDTHQQDDQTIHDDSADGVVERVLRNADKRAASSIFAPAQAIQTRSIDEQGWSGDGEQYDREDRAALRRVGGLSTELEDVTEVEYRQLRLERVVLIGVYPQGDATDAENSLRELSALAETAGAVVLDGLLQRRPNPDPATYLGKGKAQELAMVVKATGADTVIADTELAPSQRRALEDVVKVKVIDRTAVILDIFSQHASTREGKAQVELAQLQYLLPRLRGWGESMSRQAGGQVSGGAGMGSRGPGETKMELDRRKIHTRMAKLRRQIAGFTPAREAKRAERNRNEVPSVAIAGYTNAGKSSLLNRLTSAGVLVQNQLFATLDSTVRRTTTAKGREFTFTDTVGFVRNLPHQLVEAFRSTLEEVGDADVIVHMVDGSHPDPAAQLATVREVIGDVGARDVPEVVVFNKADLVDDTQRMLLLGLAPDAVFVSARTGEGITDLLAAIEERLPEPDVELTVVVPFSRGDLVSQLHDAGAVESLDYVEAGTRLRVRVFQREVAELDPYVVAPVPSA, from the coding sequence ATGACGGATACCCATCAGCAGGACGACCAGACCATCCACGACGACAGCGCAGACGGTGTCGTCGAACGAGTGCTGCGCAACGCCGACAAGCGCGCCGCCTCCTCCATCTTCGCGCCGGCCCAGGCGATCCAGACCCGCTCGATCGACGAGCAGGGCTGGAGCGGCGACGGCGAACAGTACGACCGTGAGGACCGTGCGGCGCTGCGCCGCGTCGGCGGCCTCTCCACCGAGCTCGAGGACGTCACCGAGGTCGAGTACCGGCAGCTCCGGCTCGAGCGCGTCGTCCTGATCGGTGTCTACCCGCAGGGCGACGCCACGGACGCCGAGAACTCCCTGCGCGAGCTGTCGGCCCTCGCCGAGACCGCCGGTGCCGTGGTGCTCGACGGGCTGTTGCAGCGCCGTCCGAACCCCGACCCGGCGACGTACCTCGGCAAGGGCAAGGCCCAGGAACTCGCGATGGTCGTCAAGGCCACCGGCGCGGACACGGTCATCGCCGACACCGAGCTCGCACCCTCGCAGCGCCGTGCGCTCGAGGACGTCGTGAAGGTCAAGGTGATCGACCGCACGGCCGTGATCCTCGACATCTTCAGCCAGCACGCCTCCACCCGCGAGGGCAAGGCACAGGTGGAGCTCGCACAGCTCCAGTACCTGCTGCCGCGTCTGCGTGGTTGGGGCGAGTCGATGTCCCGACAGGCCGGTGGTCAGGTCTCCGGCGGTGCGGGCATGGGCTCCCGTGGCCCCGGTGAGACGAAGATGGAGCTCGACCGCCGCAAGATCCACACCCGGATGGCGAAGCTCCGACGGCAGATCGCCGGGTTCACCCCGGCGCGTGAAGCCAAGCGTGCCGAGCGCAACCGCAACGAGGTGCCGAGCGTCGCGATCGCCGGGTACACGAACGCCGGCAAGTCCTCGTTGCTCAACCGCCTGACGAGCGCGGGCGTGCTCGTGCAGAACCAGCTGTTCGCGACGCTGGACTCGACGGTCCGCCGGACGACCACCGCGAAGGGTCGCGAGTTCACCTTCACCGACACCGTCGGGTTCGTCCGCAACCTGCCGCACCAGCTGGTCGAGGCGTTCCGCTCCACCCTCGAGGAGGTCGGCGACGCCGACGTCATCGTGCACATGGTCGACGGTTCGCACCCCGACCCGGCAGCGCAGCTCGCCACGGTCCGCGAGGTCATCGGAGACGTCGGCGCGCGGGACGTCCCGGAGGTCGTCGTCTTCAACAAGGCCGACCTGGTCGACGACACCCAGCGGATGCTCCTGCTCGGGCTCGCGCCGGACGCCGTGTTCGTCTCCGCCCGCACGGGTGAGGGCATCACGGACCTGCTCGCGGCGATCGAGGAGCGTCTGCCCGAGCCGGACGTCGAGCTCACCGTCGTGGTGCCGTTCTCCCGCGGCGACCTCGTGTCGCAGCTGCACGACGCCGGCGCGGTCGAGTCGCTCGACTACGTGGAAGCGGGCACGCGCCTACGGGTGCGCGTCTTCCAGCGGGAGGTCGCGGAGCTCGACCCGTACGTGGTCGCGCCGGTCCCGTCCGCCTGA
- a CDS encoding class I SAM-dependent methyltransferase, with the protein MANDHYFSATPESAARPRQIRVTLAGRTLELTTAAGVFSPDGIDRGTGVLLQNVPAPAVAGDVLDVGCGWGPLAITMALQSPDAHVWGVDVNERVLELARTNAAAAGADNVTVGLPAEIPADRTFATIWSNPPIRVGKDELHDILRTWIPRLAVGGDAWLVVSKDLGGDSLQRWLQQMLADGFTVTRATTGKGFRVIHVHRTA; encoded by the coding sequence ATGGCGAACGACCACTACTTCTCGGCCACCCCGGAGAGCGCGGCACGACCGCGGCAGATCCGGGTGACCCTCGCCGGTCGGACGCTCGAGCTCACCACCGCAGCGGGCGTCTTCAGCCCGGACGGCATCGACCGCGGCACGGGCGTGCTGCTGCAGAACGTCCCCGCTCCTGCCGTCGCGGGGGACGTGCTCGACGTCGGCTGCGGCTGGGGTCCGCTGGCGATCACGATGGCGCTGCAGTCCCCCGACGCGCACGTTTGGGGCGTCGACGTCAACGAGCGTGTCCTCGAGCTGGCCCGGACGAACGCGGCGGCCGCCGGCGCGGACAACGTCACGGTCGGGCTGCCCGCCGAGATCCCGGCGGACCGGACCTTCGCCACGATCTGGTCGAACCCGCCGATCCGGGTCGGCAAGGACGAACTGCACGACATCCTGCGCACCTGGATCCCCCGGCTCGCGGTGGGTGGGGACGCCTGGCTGGTCGTGTCGAAGGACCTCGGCGGCGACTCGCTGCAGCGCTGGTTGCAGCAGATGCTGGCCGATGGCTTCACCGTCACCCGGGCGACGACCGGCAAGGGCTTCCGCGTCATCCACGTGCACCGCACGGCCTGA
- the dapF gene encoding diaminopimelate epimerase, with translation MTDLHFTKGHGTGNDFVLFADPDAAVDLTPDRIRAIADRRFGVGADGVIRAVRSEAIPEGRAILAEDPDATWFMDYHNADGSVAEMCGNGIRVFARYLTEAGLVDLEPGRTLTVGSRKGVVDIQRSTNGFAADLGRWGLGIEGGGSDDVLVRAKALPNARPGLGIDVGNPHVVVAVASEDELAGIDLTYIPVLDPAPAAGANVEFVLPGDPLVTDGVGEITMRVHERGSGETLSCGTGAVAAALATRYWAGASAPNIWRVRVPGGVLTVRMTATEDGEHVSLAGPADLVFSGDLTV, from the coding sequence GTGACCGATCTGCACTTCACCAAGGGCCACGGGACCGGCAACGACTTCGTCCTGTTCGCCGACCCGGACGCCGCGGTCGATCTGACCCCGGACCGGATCCGTGCCATCGCGGACCGTCGGTTCGGTGTCGGCGCCGACGGCGTGATCCGTGCGGTGCGGTCGGAGGCGATCCCCGAGGGGCGGGCGATCCTCGCCGAGGACCCCGACGCGACCTGGTTCATGGACTACCACAACGCCGACGGCTCGGTCGCGGAGATGTGCGGCAACGGCATCCGGGTCTTCGCCCGGTACCTGACCGAAGCGGGGCTCGTCGACCTCGAGCCGGGCCGCACGCTGACGGTCGGCAGCCGGAAGGGCGTCGTCGACATCCAGCGCTCCACGAACGGGTTCGCCGCGGACCTCGGACGCTGGGGCCTCGGCATCGAGGGTGGGGGATCGGACGACGTCCTCGTCCGCGCGAAGGCCCTGCCGAACGCACGACCCGGGCTGGGCATCGACGTCGGCAACCCGCACGTCGTCGTCGCGGTCGCCAGCGAGGACGAGCTCGCCGGCATCGACCTCACCTACATCCCGGTCCTCGACCCCGCTCCGGCCGCGGGGGCGAACGTCGAGTTCGTCCTGCCCGGGGACCCGCTCGTCACGGACGGCGTCGGCGAGATCACGATGCGCGTGCACGAGCGCGGCAGCGGGGAGACGCTCTCCTGCGGGACCGGTGCGGTGGCCGCTGCCCTCGCCACGCGGTACTGGGCGGGCGCCTCGGCGCCGAACATCTGGCGAGTCCGCGTGCCGGGTGGTGTCCTGACCGTGCGGATGACCGCGACGGAGGACGGCGAGCACGTGTCCCTCGCCGGCCCGGCCGATCTGGTGTTCTCGGGCGATCTGACGGTCTGA
- the miaA gene encoding tRNA (adenosine(37)-N6)-dimethylallyltransferase MiaA, with protein MDPLVAVVGATGTGKSELALDIAERHRAAGRRAEIVNADAMQLYRGMDIGTAKVPESERRGIPHHLLDVLRVTDEASVAAYQRDARAVIADITADGGVAVLVGGSGLYVSAVLFDLAFPGTDPVLREELEREHRERGPNVLLERLRSLDPEAAAVIDARNPRRLIRAVEIASRSDRVTPSLPSAPRSWRPARVLHLRRDREQLVDALRVRAERMFADGLVDEVAALRDEGLEQGPTARAAIGYAQALQVLRGEASVEQAVEATSIATRKYARRQVSWFKRYTDGDTTHVETLDVTGAGTAELSELARRIVP; from the coding sequence ATCGACCCTCTCGTCGCGGTCGTCGGGGCGACCGGCACCGGCAAGTCCGAACTCGCGCTCGACATCGCCGAACGGCACCGGGCCGCGGGACGACGGGCCGAGATCGTGAACGCCGACGCCATGCAGCTCTACCGCGGCATGGACATCGGCACGGCGAAGGTCCCGGAGTCCGAACGGCGCGGCATCCCGCACCACCTGCTCGACGTCCTGCGGGTCACCGACGAGGCGAGCGTGGCGGCGTACCAGCGCGATGCCCGAGCGGTCATCGCGGACATCACGGCGGACGGCGGGGTCGCGGTCCTCGTCGGCGGCAGCGGCCTGTACGTCTCGGCGGTGCTGTTCGACCTCGCGTTCCCGGGCACCGACCCGGTCCTCCGCGAGGAACTGGAACGCGAGCACCGCGAACGGGGACCGAACGTCCTCCTCGAGCGTCTCCGGTCCCTGGATCCCGAGGCCGCCGCCGTCATCGACGCGCGGAACCCGCGCCGCCTGATCCGTGCCGTGGAGATCGCGAGCCGGTCCGACCGGGTGACCCCGAGCCTCCCGTCCGCCCCGCGGTCCTGGCGACCCGCCCGGGTCCTGCACCTGCGCCGTGACCGGGAGCAGCTCGTCGACGCCCTGCGCGTCCGGGCCGAGCGGATGTTCGCCGACGGGCTCGTCGACGAGGTCGCCGCCCTCCGCGACGAGGGGCTCGAGCAGGGGCCGACGGCCCGCGCCGCGATCGGCTACGCGCAGGCGCTGCAGGTCCTCCGCGGCGAGGCGAGCGTCGAGCAGGCCGTCGAGGCGACGAGCATCGCCACGCGCAAGTACGCCCGCCGGCAGGTGTCCTGGTTCAAGCGCTACACCGACGGCGACACGACACACGTCGAGACGCTGGACGTCACCGGGGCCGGCACCGCGGAGCTGTCCGAGCTGGCCCGTAGGATCGTCCCGTGA
- the miaB gene encoding tRNA (N6-isopentenyl adenosine(37)-C2)-methylthiotransferase MiaB — MDTVAARPRTYEVRTYGCQMNVHDSERLSGSLRAAGYVAAASSGPGSEHEQADVVVINTCAVRENADKRLYGNLGRLAAAKRDHPGMQIAVGGCLAQKDKDVILEKAPWVDVVFGTHNMGSLPTLLERARHNGEAQLEILESLEVFPSTLPTKRESTSSGWVSISVGCNNTCTFCIVPSLRGKEKDRRPGDVLAEIQALVDDGAIEVTLLGQNVNSYGVEFGDRQAFGKLLRATGQIAGLERVRFTSPHPAAFTDDVIAAMAETLNVMPQLHMPLQSGSDRVLKAMRRSYRSERFLGILDRVRAAIPNAAISTDIIVGFPGETEADFQDTLRVVEQARFATAFTFQYSIRPGTPAATMDEQLPKQVVQERYERLIALQERITAEENSRQVGRTVEVLVATGEGKKDDSTHRLSGRAEDARLVHFAVPAGSDVPRPGDVVSVEITRSAPHFLIADSDAPLRIRRTRAGDAWDTAQAESCGVPTPTVAGEGPRPVSLGLPTLRVGR, encoded by the coding sequence ATGGACACCGTCGCCGCGCGCCCGCGTACCTACGAAGTCCGCACGTACGGGTGCCAGATGAACGTGCACGACTCCGAGCGACTGAGCGGCTCCCTCCGCGCCGCCGGGTACGTCGCCGCTGCCTCGTCGGGGCCCGGGTCCGAGCACGAGCAGGCCGACGTCGTCGTCATCAACACCTGTGCGGTCCGCGAGAACGCCGACAAGCGTCTCTACGGCAACCTCGGACGCCTGGCCGCAGCCAAGCGCGACCACCCCGGCATGCAGATCGCCGTCGGCGGATGTCTCGCGCAGAAGGACAAGGACGTCATCCTCGAGAAGGCGCCCTGGGTGGACGTCGTCTTCGGCACGCACAACATGGGGTCGCTGCCGACCCTGCTCGAACGTGCGCGGCACAACGGCGAAGCGCAGCTCGAGATCCTCGAGTCGCTCGAGGTCTTCCCGTCGACGCTGCCGACCAAGCGGGAGTCGACCTCCAGTGGCTGGGTGTCGATCTCCGTCGGCTGCAACAACACCTGCACGTTCTGCATCGTCCCCTCCCTGCGCGGCAAGGAGAAGGACCGCCGTCCGGGCGACGTCCTCGCCGAGATCCAGGCGCTCGTCGACGACGGGGCGATCGAGGTCACCCTGCTCGGCCAGAACGTGAACTCCTACGGGGTCGAGTTCGGGGACCGCCAGGCCTTCGGCAAGCTCCTCCGCGCCACCGGACAGATCGCCGGCCTCGAACGGGTGCGCTTCACCAGCCCGCACCCGGCCGCCTTCACCGACGACGTCATCGCGGCGATGGCCGAGACGCTGAACGTGATGCCGCAGCTGCACATGCCACTGCAGTCCGGGTCCGACCGGGTGCTCAAGGCGATGCGGCGCAGCTACCGCAGCGAGCGGTTCCTCGGCATCCTCGACCGGGTCCGCGCGGCCATCCCGAACGCCGCGATCTCCACGGACATCATCGTCGGCTTCCCCGGCGAGACCGAGGCCGACTTCCAGGACACCCTGCGCGTCGTCGAACAGGCCCGCTTCGCGACGGCGTTCACGTTCCAGTACTCGATCCGCCCCGGCACCCCGGCCGCGACGATGGACGAGCAGCTGCCGAAGCAGGTCGTGCAGGAACGGTACGAGCGGCTCATCGCCCTGCAGGAACGCATCACCGCTGAAGAGAACTCCCGGCAGGTCGGCCGGACGGTCGAGGTCCTGGTCGCCACGGGTGAGGGCAAGAAGGACGATTCCACGCACCGGCTGTCCGGCCGCGCCGAGGACGCCCGCCTGGTGCACTTCGCCGTGCCGGCCGGTTCCGACGTCCCACGGCCGGGCGACGTCGTGTCCGTGGAGATCACCCGGTCCGCGCCGCACTTCCTCATCGCCGACTCCGACGCACCGCTCCGCATCCGTCGGACCCGGGCCGGCGACGCCTGGGACACCGCGCAGGCCGAGTCCTGCGGCGTCCCCACCCCGACCGTCGCCGGCGAGGGGCCCCGCCCCGTGTCGCTCGGCCTCCCCACGCTCCGTGTCGGCCGCTGA
- a CDS encoding regulatory protein RecX: protein MTAGHDDADLAPVTDLFGARSRRGSAAAGQHPAGPGAVGPQSVGPESETPDVGADDFAATDAGAADADTPVALPIRGAQSEWLSPVVGDGSGRTARTEQSGYDGPEADAPTASVFSITGGEIDPADAPRPLDEQRADAERLSMRALSRRGVSTSELRTVLVKQDAFDPDVIEHEIERLTRVGLLDDVALATDLVDRMHARKGLGRQAIVADLRRRGIDQTAIDAALEAAADDEDDEFVRALDLAAKRAGQMRGLDRATAERRLSGFLMRKGYNGGVVRVAVERALDGPRRPPTGGGTVRFE, encoded by the coding sequence GTGACGGCCGGACACGACGACGCGGACCTCGCCCCGGTCACCGACCTGTTCGGTGCGCGGTCCCGTCGCGGCTCCGCGGCTGCGGGTCAGCACCCGGCTGGTCCGGGTGCTGTCGGCCCGCAGTCGGTCGGCCCAGAGAGCGAGACTCCGGACGTCGGCGCGGACGATTTTGCCGCCACGGATGCCGGCGCTGCCGATGCGGACACTCCTGTCGCGCTGCCGATCCGCGGGGCGCAGTCCGAGTGGCTCTCACCCGTCGTGGGGGACGGCTCCGGGCGGACGGCTCGCACTGAGCAGAGCGGGTACGACGGACCGGAAGCCGATGCCCCGACCGCCTCGGTCTTCTCGATCACCGGCGGCGAGATCGACCCCGCCGATGCACCGCGGCCGCTCGACGAGCAGCGGGCGGACGCCGAGCGCCTCAGCATGCGTGCGCTGAGTCGCCGCGGGGTCAGCACCTCCGAGCTCCGGACCGTGCTCGTCAAGCAGGACGCGTTCGACCCGGACGTCATCGAGCACGAGATCGAACGACTGACGCGGGTCGGGCTCCTCGACGACGTGGCGCTGGCGACCGACCTGGTCGACCGGATGCACGCGCGGAAGGGGCTCGGTCGGCAGGCGATCGTCGCCGACCTCCGGCGTCGCGGGATCGACCAGACCGCGATCGACGCCGCGCTCGAAGCGGCCGCCGACGACGAGGACGACGAGTTCGTCCGGGCGCTCGACCTGGCCGCCAAGCGTGCCGGGCAGATGCGTGGTCTGGACCGGGCGACCGCCGAACGTCGGCTGTCCGGGTTCCTGATGCGCAAGGGCTACAACGGCGGGGTCGTCCGCGTCGCCGTCGAGCGGGCACTCGACGGCCCGCGGCGTCCGCCGACCGGGGGCGGGACCGTCCGCTTCGAGTGA